A genomic region of bacterium contains the following coding sequences:
- the fumC gene encoding class II fumarate hydratase: MEYRIETDSMGEVKVPNDKYYGAQTARSLMNFKIGGDRFPRELIRALGVLKRAAAMTNKELGTLPADKADLIIRAADEVIEGKLDEHFPLVVWQTGSGTQTNMNANEVISNRAIEMAGGQLGSKKPIHPNDDVNKAQSSNDTFPTAMHIAAAEQIKHRLIPMVKKLRKTLDDKAKSFKDIIKIGRTHLMDAVPLTLGQEFSGYVQQLDNDLKRIEFALDGLYDLALGGTAVGTGLNTHPEFAVKAAKHIATITNLPFRSAPNKFEALAAHDAIVFASGAAKTLAASFMKIANDVRWLASGPRCGIGEIHIPDNEPGSSIMPGKVNPTQSEAMTMVCVQVMGNDAAINFAGASGNFELNVFKPVLIFNLLNSVRLLADACDSFDEHCATGIEPNADQVKKHLDNSLMLVTALNPHIGYDNAAKVAKKAHAENITLREAAIKLGLLTGEKFDEVVRPEKMISPK, from the coding sequence ATGGAATATCGCATTGAAACCGACAGTATGGGTGAAGTGAAAGTGCCGAATGATAAATATTACGGCGCTCAGACGGCGCGATCGCTCATGAATTTTAAAATTGGCGGCGACCGTTTTCCCCGCGAATTGATTCGCGCTTTAGGCGTTTTGAAAAGAGCCGCCGCGATGACCAATAAAGAACTCGGAACACTTCCGGCAGATAAAGCCGATCTGATCATTCGCGCAGCCGATGAAGTGATCGAAGGTAAACTCGATGAGCACTTTCCTCTCGTGGTTTGGCAGACGGGCAGCGGTACACAGACGAACATGAATGCCAACGAAGTTATTTCCAATCGAGCGATTGAAATGGCCGGCGGACAGCTTGGCAGCAAAAAACCTATTCATCCGAACGATGATGTCAACAAAGCACAGTCATCGAATGATACGTTTCCGACGGCGATGCACATTGCAGCTGCAGAACAAATCAAACATCGTCTGATTCCGATGGTGAAGAAATTACGTAAGACGTTGGACGATAAAGCCAAGTCTTTCAAAGATATTATTAAAATCGGCCGGACACACTTGATGGACGCCGTCCCACTGACTCTGGGTCAGGAATTTTCAGGCTACGTTCAACAATTGGATAACGATCTTAAGCGGATTGAATTTGCGTTAGACGGATTATATGACTTGGCTTTGGGCGGCACAGCGGTTGGCACGGGTCTGAATACGCATCCTGAGTTTGCTGTTAAAGCTGCTAAACATATTGCGACTATTACCAATTTACCCTTCCGTTCTGCGCCAAACAAATTTGAAGCGCTCGCGGCGCATGACGCTATTGTTTTTGCCAGCGGCGCGGCAAAGACACTTGCAGCTTCGTTCATGAAAATTGCCAACGATGTCCGATGGTTGGCATCCGGTCCGCGATGCGGAATCGGCGAAATTCATATTCCTGACAATGAGCCCGGCAGTTCCATTATGCCGGGTAAAGTCAATCCGACGCAGAGTGAAGCAATGACCATGGTCTGCGTGCAGGTGATGGGCAACGATGCTGCGATCAATTTTGCCGGGGCGTCCGGGAATTTTGAATTAAACGTATTTAAACCTGTGCTGATTTTTAATTTGCTGAACTCTGTTCGTCTGCTGGCGGATGCGTGCGATTCTTTCGATGAACATTGTGCTACCGGAATCGAACCGAATGCCGATCAGGTCAAGAAGCATTTAGACAATTCACTCATGCTGGTAACCGCGCTTAATCCCCACATCGGTTATGATAATGCCGCAAAAGTGGCCAAAAAAGCTCACGCTGAAAATATTACTTTACGCGAAGCAGCCATAAAATTAGGCCTATTGACCGGTGAAAAATTTGATGAGGTGGTTCGCCCGGAAAAAATGATCAGCCCGAAATAA
- the dgt gene encoding dNTP triphosphohydrolase, with protein MAHNTFYNEFDMELVHPDEPRSQHVRTAFQQDRDRIIYTSSFRRLQAKTQVFFSGEYDFYRTRLTHSIEVAQIGRSICNYLKHESDFLDENCFIDSDLVEAICLAHDIGHPPFGHAGEATINQLMESYGGFEGNAQTLRIITESIYSGENGREGMNPTRAFVDGVMKYKKLYSEMKTDGRPPKNHFLYDEQQSYLSFIFSDSSVPALLKPQLNKFRSIECQIMDWADDTAYSLNDLVDGITSGLITIEKVEKWAQEKNLTGDRARNIADLAQAVKTRKLSRVFSRKIGEFIKACRLVEDHNFMSARTKRYAYRLDIQPEVREESDLYGAISRELVFWSPQIYQLEYKADYMIRKLFQSFAEHYLVNPDSNTVLLPSHTEKNVRAEKDIRKRARLICDYIAGMTDGFAVRTYKRLFDPDFGSIMDLI; from the coding sequence ATGGCACATAATACGTTCTACAATGAATTCGATATGGAATTGGTTCATCCTGATGAGCCGCGGTCGCAGCACGTGCGCACGGCATTTCAGCAGGATCGCGACCGGATTATTTATACGTCGTCGTTTCGCCGGTTGCAGGCCAAAACGCAGGTCTTTTTTTCCGGCGAATATGATTTCTATCGTACGCGACTGACGCACTCCATCGAAGTCGCTCAGATCGGGCGCTCCATTTGCAACTATCTTAAACATGAAAGCGATTTTCTTGATGAGAATTGCTTTATCGATTCCGATTTGGTTGAAGCCATATGCCTGGCGCACGATATCGGGCATCCGCCGTTCGGGCATGCCGGGGAAGCGACGATCAATCAATTAATGGAATCGTACGGCGGATTTGAGGGCAATGCTCAGACTTTGCGCATTATTACGGAGTCCATTTATTCGGGAGAAAACGGACGCGAAGGGATGAATCCCACGCGGGCGTTTGTCGATGGCGTCATGAAATACAAGAAACTCTATTCTGAAATGAAAACTGACGGGCGCCCGCCAAAGAATCATTTTTTATATGATGAACAGCAAAGCTATCTCAGTTTTATTTTTTCAGATTCATCCGTGCCTGCGCTATTAAAACCGCAGCTGAATAAATTTCGCAGTATTGAATGTCAGATTATGGATTGGGCGGACGATACGGCATACTCGCTCAACGATCTGGTTGATGGGATTACCTCAGGGCTCATTACTATCGAAAAGGTCGAAAAATGGGCGCAGGAAAAAAATCTGACCGGGGATCGCGCACGAAATATTGCAGATCTGGCTCAAGCCGTCAAGACACGTAAACTCAGCAGGGTTTTCAGCCGTAAGATCGGCGAGTTTATCAAAGCCTGTCGCCTCGTTGAAGATCATAATTTTATGAGCGCGCGTACAAAACGGTATGCCTACCGGCTTGATATTCAACCGGAAGTGCGGGAAGAATCGGATTTGTACGGTGCTATTTCAAGAGAACTGGTTTTCTGGTCACCTCAGATTTATCAGTTGGAATATAAAGCGGATTATATGATTCGTAAACTTTTTCAGTCGTTTGCCGAACATTATCTCGTAAATCCTGACTCCAATACCGTCCTTCTGCCAAGTCACACTGAAAAAAATGTTCGCGCCGAAAAAGATATTCGTAAACGTGCCCGTCTTATTTGCGATTACATCGCCGGTATGACTGACGGCTTTGCCGTTCGCACCTATAAACGTCTTTTCGACCCTGACTTCGGTTCCATAATGGACTTGATATGA
- a CDS encoding response regulator, giving the protein MKLPVEGNGVHGPDMGRISQTNFENKNLVRILVVDDDDASGMTIGLMLKTANYEVISASNAFEALKIFDESPVDMVLTDLAMPRMSGWELIEELRKRSSDIPILLLTASAELTVLECSDRVEKLGINKVLLKPIRMKDLLAEVEPFAKKNTPTQPA; this is encoded by the coding sequence ATGAAGTTACCCGTTGAGGGAAATGGTGTGCATGGCCCGGACATGGGGCGGATTTCGCAAACCAACTTTGAAAACAAAAATTTAGTCCGTATTCTGGTCGTTGATGATGACGATGCATCAGGTATGACGATTGGATTGATGCTCAAAACGGCCAATTACGAAGTGATCAGTGCATCGAATGCTTTTGAAGCTCTCAAAATATTCGATGAATCGCCGGTGGATATGGTACTCACCGATCTGGCTATGCCCAGGATGTCCGGTTGGGAATTGATTGAAGAATTGAGAAAACGTTCGAGTGATATTCCGATACTTCTCCTTACAGCCTCGGCGGAGTTGACGGTTTTGGAATGCAGCGATCGGGTCGAAAAACTGGGAATCAATAAAGTTCTCTTAAAGCCGATTCGCATGAAGGATTTGCTTGCTGAAGTTGAGCCTTTCGCAAAAAAAAATACGCCGACTCAACCGGCGTAA